The Mycolicibacterium monacense genome contains the following window.
CCACGAGGGTGGCTACCGGTCCCTGGACTTCTACACCGACCAGCAGGCTGTGCACATCACCCTCGGCGACGTCCACACACCGAGATTCGGCATCACCGCCCGCTGACCAGACTCCCTTCTGATGAAAGTGAGCCGACACATGGCCTCCGTTTCACCGCCCGACATCGTCCGCTGTGCGTACATGGAATTGGTCGTCACCGACCTGGAACGATCACGGGATTTCTACGTCGACATCCTGGGTCTGGTCGTCACCGAGGAAACCTCTGACGCAATCTATCTGCGGGCGTTCGAGGAGTTCATCCACCACAATCTGGTGCTGCGCAGGGGCCCGGTCGCCGCGGTGGCTGCGTTCGCCTTCCGGGTCCGCAGCCCCGAGGATGTCGACCGTGCCGAGGCCTACTACAAGTCGCTCGGCGTGCGCACCGAGCGTCGTTCGAGCGGATTCACCCGCGGAGTCGGAGACAGCGTCCGGGTGGAGGACCCGTTGGGTTTCCCCTACGAGTTCTTCTACGACGTCGTGCATGTCGAGCGCATGGCCTGGCGCTACGACGTCCAGGGAGCGGGCGCCCTGGTACGCCTCGACCACTTCAATCAGGTGACCCCTGATGTGCCGCGAGGCCGGAAATACCTCGAAGAGTTGGGTTTTCGCGCCACTGAGGACATCCGTGACGATGCAGGCATCACCTACGCCGCGTGGTTCCGGCGCAAAGACACCGTCCACGACACCGCGCTGACCGGCGGCGACGGTCCCAGAATGCACCACATCGCCTTCGCCACCCACGAGAAACACAACATCCTCTACATCTGCGACAAGCTCGGTGCGCTGCGTCGATCCGACATCATCGAACGCGGTCCCGGCCGGCACGGGGTGTCCAACGCGTTCTACCTCTACCTACGCGACCCCGACGGACATCGGGTGGAGATCTACACGCAGGACTACTACACCGGCGACCCGGACAACCCGCTGGTGAGCTGGGACGTGCACGACAACCAGCGACGGGACTGGTGGGGCCACGCCGTGGTTCCGAGCTGGTACACCGAGGCCTCGCTGGTGCTCGACCTCGACGGTGTCCCGCAGCCCGTCCAGGTGCGCACCGACCAGAGCGAGATGGCGGTGACCATCGGTGCCGACGGCTTCTCCTACACCCGCCGCGACGACGAGGAGCAGGGCTTCAAGCTGGGCGCCCAGCTCTGACTGATCCGCCGGGCGGCTGTCACCGGCGGTTCGGTCGGGTGCGGGTGTCGGTGAGGAGCCGTTCGGCCGTTTCGGCGATCAAATCCATCAGTGTGGTGAATTCGGATGCGTTCATATCAACCTGCCGGGCGATGAACGCGCCGTCGAGAGCCACCATGATGAGCCGGCTGGCCGCGTCGAGATCCGTCCCGGTCCCGGCCGGGACCTGGCGGCTCAGCAGATCGCGGATCAGCGCACGGCCCTTGAGACGCACGTCGGCGGCGATCCGCAGGACTCCGGGATCGCCGTCGCCGCGTTCGAGCACGAGCATCAACAGCAGCTTGAGGAACAGCGGCCGCTTCTCGAAGACCACGCCGACCCCCCGCAGCCCGTCGCGCAGGCTGCCGCTGCTGACGCTCTGTTCCCTGAGCAGGTGGTAGAACTCATCGCTGGCGTGTTCGACCACCGCGCCCAGCAGACCCTCCTTGCTTCCGAAGGCGTGGTAGATCGATGCCGAGTGGATTCCGGCGGCCGAGGCGATGCTGCCCATGCTGGTCGCCGAATAGCCCTGTGCTGCGAACAACTCCGCGGCGGCTTCAATCGCCTTGGCTCTGGTGACCGACCCGCGCAGCCGCCGGCCGTCAACAAGCTCCTCAGCACTCATAGTTTGTCAGTCTGTGGGGTCGACGAGGTCTTCGTCAAAGCCGGCGCGGAGGTTTCCCTCGCGTAGTCGACCAACGCGCGGGCCCGGTTGGTCAGCCGGGTCGCCGCGGGCCAGATGCACACGACGGCCTCCCGCGACAGCCGGGGTTGGAGGGGCCGAGTCACCAGAGAGAGGCCCTCATAACTGTGGGTGATACGCGGCTTCTGGATGAGCAGGCTGTAGCCGAGACCGCGGGCCACCAGGGATCGCACCAGCTCGAAGTTCTGCGTTCGGTGCCGGATGGTGGGGGTTATCCCGGCGGCACTGAGCAGGTCGAGGGTGTGCCTGCCACTGGGCGGCAGGTCTAGCAAGATCAAGTTCTCGCCGGCGAGCTCCTGGACGTCGATGGCCGACTCCTCAGCCAGTCGGTGCCCGCCGGGTAGCAGTGCGTGCAGATCGCACTCGTAGAGGACAGCCTCCTGCACGCCGACCGGAAGATTGATGCGGTAGGTGATGATGAGGTCGAGCGCCGACCGGCGCAGCATCGGCACCAGGTCGTCCATACCGCCGTCGACGAAGGACAGGTCGACGTCGGGGTGCAGGGCGGAGAACTCCTCGAGTAGACCGGGAAGTACCGAGGCGGCCAGCGTCGAATAGCATCCGATCGAGACCGGCCCGGCCAGCCGGCTACCGTCCTCGCCTCGCACGAGTTCCACTTCACGTGCCTCGGCGAGCAGAATGCGGGCTCGCTTCAACGTGTGGGAGCCTGCGGCGGTCAGCGAGACCCCGTGAGCCTTGCGACGCACCAGCAGTTGGGTGGCCAGGACGCGTTCGAGATCACCGACCGAGGAGGCCACAGCCGAGGGGGAGACGTGCAATCGGGCGCCGGCGGCGCTGAACGAGCCGTGCTCGGCGACCGCACAGAAGTACTCGAGTTGCTTGAGCGTGAAACCCACCGTCATGGATGCTGACCCCGTTGAAGACGCGAAAACCCGGGGATATTCAGTGGTTTTCGCTGCTTACCCAAGGCGCCTGGGTAGGAGAGGATGAAGCCATGGACGAGACGATGCCTGATCTTCTCACCGACGACCGCATGTCCGCGCATCTCGGTATCCAGGTGAAGCATCGGGAGCCGGGACACGCGGTGGTCACCATGACCGTCACGTCCGGCATGGCGAACGGTCACGGCATCACCCACGGTGGTGCTGTCTTTGCGCTGGCCGACACGGCGTTCGCGCTCGCCTGCAACCGCAGCGCCGGGGTGATGGGGGTGACCGTCAGTGCGACCATCGACTTCATCGCTGCGAGTGGTGTCGGTGACGTTCTGGTGGCCCGTGCGTGCGAGCGCGTGGAGCGGGGACGAAGCGGCCTCTACGACGTCACGGTGTGTCGCGGCGACGAGGTGATCGCGGAGTTTCGGGCTCGTAGCCGCAACGTCACCGCCCCAGGTAACCGTGTCAATTCGGCGGGTCATCAGGACAGATCTTCCAGGCAAAGCTGAACCCACGCAGCACTGCGGCGACCGCTCCGTCATCCAACGGTCCGTCGCCCGACCGTTCGATCACCGCGGTGGGAATCCCGTCGACCACGACCCCGGAAACCGATGCCTGAATCCCGTTGTCCCGCAGAGCCGTGTCAGCGACAGTCCGGATCGCGTCAGCCCGCAGCGCAACCTTGTTCGGCTTGCCGACATCGGTGATCGGAAGATCGTCGACGATGACGACGTGTCGTGGGGCCGCAGCAGGTTCGGCAACTCGGTCTCGACACCAGTCGCGCAGCTCCGGCGCCGATACCGCGGCGTCGAGCTGCACCGTGACATAAGCCACCGGCACCTCTCCGGCGTGGGTGTCCGGGCTGCCGACTGCGGCGGCCGCGGTCACATCGGGATGAGCGAGCAGGGCGTCTTCGATCTGGGCCGGGTCGATGTTGTGGCCGCCGCGGATGATCAAGTCCTTCACCCGACCGCACACCTGGATGAAACCCTGGTCATCCATGCGTGCCAGGTCACCGGTGTCGAGCCAGCCGTCGTCGGAGACGGCACCGAGGTAGTCGAGACACGGACGACCGCCGTCACGGCCGGTCACATAACCGGCAAAGATGTTGGGGCCCTTGAGTAGGAGCGTGCCGACGCCGCCATACGGGACGTCGAGAGGCCGCCCGTCGTCGGGATCGCGGTGGACCACTCGGGCTTGCTGATAGGGCAGACGCTGACCCACCCAGCCGGGCCGCGGATGCTCGAGAAAACTTCGGGTGCTTGCGCACGTCGCCTCGGTCAGGCCGTAGCCTTCGTTCAGCTCGACGCCGGTGGCGGCGCGGAAGCTCTCACGCACCGCCGGCGGCAGTGGGCTGGCCCCCACGATGGCCAAGCGCAGACTGCTCACATCAGAATCGACCGGGATCCGACTCAATGCGGCGTAGACCGTCGGTACCGCCGACATCGCGGATATCCGCAACTGTTCGACCAGTGACCAGAACCCGGCCAACAATTCGGGGTCCCGGTAACCGAGCGGTCCCGCCCAGACAACGTGCCGGCCTCGAAGAAGCTGCGCCAGGATGGTCACGATCAGCGCGTTGACATGGAAGAGCGGTAATGCCGCGAAAACCACGGCGTCGTCGTCGAGTTGGTCGCTGCAGGCGATCATCCAGGCGTCGGCCATCTGGGCGCCGTGGCGGTGCGCGGCCAGCTTGGGCAACCCCGTGGTGCCACCGGTGTGGAAGAACGCGGTGAGGTCGTCGGCGTTTGGAGGAGTGGCACACAGGTGGTCGTCGACCTGGCGACTGGCCACCGTCTCGAGGTAGTCGACCGTCAGACCCGACCACGTGCCAAGATCCGGCGCTGAAGGCGATGTCACCACCGGCCTCAACGCCAGAACGGCTCGCACGCCCGCCGACGAGGCCACCTCGCACGCGGTGCGCCAGGCATCGGCGTCGAACTCGGGGCCGGCGGCCACCAGGATCTCGACACCGGCACGGGTCATCAGTTCGGTCAGATGACTGGGGGACATCCGCGGGTTGAGCGGGACGGCGATCCCGGTGGTCTCCGCGGCGAGCAGCGCGCTGACCAGCTCACCGGTGTTGGGGGAGAGCAGCGCTATCGCAGTTGACCGTTGCGCGCCGAGTTCGGTGAGCGCATTGGCGCAGCGGCAGACATCTGCCAGTAACTCGCCGTAGGTCCGTCTTGTCGACTGCTCGAGGTTCGTGCCACCTGGCAGGGCTGTCACGGCAAGCCGGTCGGGCCACAGGGCGGCAGCGCGTTCAAGCGCGGCGTATCCGCTCGTCGGCACCCCGCGAACCGCAAGGGGAGAGGCTTCGACCTTGTGCAGGTCGGCCGGACCCGTCAAGGCGGGCCAGAGCTCTGCAGAGGTGGTCGACACAGAGCTCACTTGTGAGCGATCGGGTTGTCGAGGCGTCCGAGCCCGGCGATCTCCACCGACAGAGTGCCATTCAGACTGCTCATATCGAGGTGGCGCAGCGTCGGGAACTTCGGGTTCGCGCCTGGTTGAACTGCCGTGCCGAAGTGCACCACATCGCCGGGCTCGAGGGTCATGTAGTTCGACAGGTGTGCGATGACGTCCTGGATGGGAAACGTCAACTTGCTCGTCGAGTCACTCACGACGAGCTCGTCGTCGAGCCAGCAGTCCACCGCCAGGGCATTGGGGTCGACCACCTCGTCGCGGGTGGTGATCCACGGCCCCATCGGGGCGAAGGTGTCGGACCCTTTGGATCGCGCGTGGTAGGTCAAATAGAGCGAGGAATCCTTCTCGCCGTGGGTTTCTCGCCAGGTGAGATCAGTCCCGACCGGGCTGGGCAACCGCAACTCCATGCTGTCGCGGTCCTTGAGTGCCGGGGAGGTGATGTCGTTGATGATCGTGTAGCCGAAGATGGCCTCGAGTGCCTGCTCTGGCTGGACCGCCTTGATGCGACGGCCGATGATGGCAGCCAACTCGGGTTCGGGGTGTGTCAGGCCATACTCCGGTGGCACGACGATGGGCTCCCCATGGCCGGTCAGCGCCGACGGCGGCTTCAAGAAATACGCCGGCTCGACGTGCTGCCGATAGGCGAATTGCGCGATGCCGCTGTTGTTGACCGCGACACCGACGATCTTGGAGGGGTGGGGTTGCGGCGCCAGCCAGGAGATGTCGGCACTGTCCAAGACTGCCTCCGCCGCCACGGGTTCGCTCAGCGCTGCGGCCAGTTTCGGCAGGAGTCGGTCGGCGTCGGCGATCAAGGTCGCCACCGTCAGGTCGGGCAAGCTGAGCAGCCGGGCGACGTTGACCAACTGCTCAGCCGGACCGAGCGCAGTCACCACGGGACGGCCCGCGGCCAGTACGGTTGCTATCTTCATGGCTAGAAAAGCCCCTCTTGTGGCTGCACGGCTGCCAGATGAGCACCGTAGACCTGCGCGGCGATGTCGTAATCGCTATAGGTATGAGCGGCACCAGTGTGCAGATCTCGCCAGTACCGCTGCATGGGGTTCTCGTCGCGGACCGCA
Protein-coding sequences here:
- a CDS encoding acyl-CoA synthetase; the protein is MSTTSAELWPALTGPADLHKVEASPLAVRGVPTSGYAALERAAALWPDRLAVTALPGGTNLEQSTRRTYGELLADVCRCANALTELGAQRSTAIALLSPNTGELVSALLAAETTGIAVPLNPRMSPSHLTELMTRAGVEILVAAGPEFDADAWRTACEVASSAGVRAVLALRPVVTSPSAPDLGTWSGLTVDYLETVASRQVDDHLCATPPNADDLTAFFHTGGTTGLPKLAAHRHGAQMADAWMIACSDQLDDDAVVFAALPLFHVNALIVTILAQLLRGRHVVWAGPLGYRDPELLAGFWSLVEQLRISAMSAVPTVYAALSRIPVDSDVSSLRLAIVGASPLPPAVRESFRAATGVELNEGYGLTEATCASTRSFLEHPRPGWVGQRLPYQQARVVHRDPDDGRPLDVPYGGVGTLLLKGPNIFAGYVTGRDGGRPCLDYLGAVSDDGWLDTGDLARMDDQGFIQVCGRVKDLIIRGGHNIDPAQIEDALLAHPDVTAAAAVGSPDTHAGEVPVAYVTVQLDAAVSAPELRDWCRDRVAEPAAAPRHVVIVDDLPITDVGKPNKVALRADAIRTVADTALRDNGIQASVSGVVVDGIPTAVIERSGDGPLDDGAVAAVLRGFSFAWKICPDDPPN
- the hpaD gene encoding 3,4-dihydroxyphenylacetate 2,3-dioxygenase, whose translation is MASVSPPDIVRCAYMELVVTDLERSRDFYVDILGLVVTEETSDAIYLRAFEEFIHHNLVLRRGPVAAVAAFAFRVRSPEDVDRAEAYYKSLGVRTERRSSGFTRGVGDSVRVEDPLGFPYEFFYDVVHVERMAWRYDVQGAGALVRLDHFNQVTPDVPRGRKYLEELGFRATEDIRDDAGITYAAWFRRKDTVHDTALTGGDGPRMHHIAFATHEKHNILYICDKLGALRRSDIIERGPGRHGVSNAFYLYLRDPDGHRVEIYTQDYYTGDPDNPLVSWDVHDNQRRDWWGHAVVPSWYTEASLVLDLDGVPQPVQVRTDQSEMAVTIGADGFSYTRRDDEEQGFKLGAQL
- a CDS encoding LysR substrate-binding domain-containing protein, encoding MTVGFTLKQLEYFCAVAEHGSFSAAGARLHVSPSAVASSVGDLERVLATQLLVRRKAHGVSLTAAGSHTLKRARILLAEAREVELVRGEDGSRLAGPVSIGCYSTLAASVLPGLLEEFSALHPDVDLSFVDGGMDDLVPMLRRSALDLIITYRINLPVGVQEAVLYECDLHALLPGGHRLAEESAIDVQELAGENLILLDLPPSGRHTLDLLSAAGITPTIRHRTQNFELVRSLVARGLGYSLLIQKPRITHSYEGLSLVTRPLQPRLSREAVVCIWPAATRLTNRARALVDYARETSAPALTKTSSTPQTDKL
- a CDS encoding TetR/AcrR family transcriptional regulator; this translates as MSAEELVDGRRLRGSVTRAKAIEAAAELFAAQGYSATSMGSIASAAGIHSASIYHAFGSKEGLLGAVVEHASDEFYHLLREQSVSSGSLRDGLRGVGVVFEKRPLFLKLLLMLVLERGDGDPGVLRIAADVRLKGRALIRDLLSRQVPAGTGTDLDAASRLIMVALDGAFIARQVDMNASEFTTLMDLIAETAERLLTDTRTRPNRR
- a CDS encoding fumarylacetoacetate hydrolase family protein, which translates into the protein MATLIADADRLLPKLAAALSEPVAAEAVLDSADISWLAPQPHPSKIVGVAVNNSGIAQFAYRQHVEPAYFLKPPSALTGHGEPIVVPPEYGLTHPEPELAAIIGRRIKAVQPEQALEAIFGYTIINDITSPALKDRDSMELRLPSPVGTDLTWRETHGEKDSSLYLTYHARSKGSDTFAPMGPWITTRDEVVDPNALAVDCWLDDELVVSDSTSKLTFPIQDVIAHLSNYMTLEPGDVVHFGTAVQPGANPKFPTLRHLDMSSLNGTLSVEIAGLGRLDNPIAHK
- a CDS encoding hotdog fold thioesterase, producing MDETMPDLLTDDRMSAHLGIQVKHREPGHAVVTMTVTSGMANGHGITHGGAVFALADTAFALACNRSAGVMGVTVSATIDFIAASGVGDVLVARACERVERGRSGLYDVTVCRGDEVIAEFRARSRNVTAPGNRVNSAGHQDRSSRQS